AAGCAGCTGGAGAATCAGCAATAGGCatcacaacagcaacagaaatagagggagggagagcaggGGCCGTGCCGCCTCAacccttctgcagagctgagctctccAGTACTGCTAGCAGGGAGAGGTGCCTCCAGTTACCTCCTCTTGTGATGAACACATCCAGCCCACGATGCTGTCAGAGAAGCAGGGCTCTCGGTACAACCACAGCTGCTCATTTTTGGGGTTGGCTTATGAGCGTTCAGTACAGTCTCTTCCAGCCTTACACCTCTGTCCTGGCCATGCAATGAAGCTCTCCCTATGAGGAGGGCATTGAGCTTCCTCCTGTCGCACAGGCATGGCCACCCCTCAGCAGATGGGACAAGAAGCCCCCCTTGTCACTCCTGCTCTTCCCCATCCCTCCTGCCCAACCAAGCAGCACAAGAAaccctgtgaggagctgcccACCCCAGGGGCATGCCCTCCTACCCCCCATTAGTCAGTGGTTGTCTTAAGCACTGAAGCATTTGTAGCCTTATTCTTCCTAATCCTGCCTAATGTAGCTGTGGCTGTCCTCATTAGCCACATAATTGTCgagcaaacacaaaacagccTCTGACACAGTCGAAGGAAATtggtttaaaaatacaaaccagCAGCTCTCAGATGTTTTCATAGGGGGCCCTTTTATTTATCTGCATTCACACAGCGTTGTGtggaatgatttttaaaaaagaaggaagactTCTCCTCCAgatatggggttttttttttgttgctttttctttttaaagattgCCTTATGACAAGGGGAGTTTGACAACACCAGAGGGGAAATCCTCCTTGGTAACTATGCTGGTGGAGGACAAGTGCATCTCGTGTTGTTCTCCCCTGTCACACAAAGGGGTTTCCAAGCACAGAAGATGGCATCGCCCATCCATGCAAACACACACCACTCACAGGTGTGGTTGCCCAGGGAGAGGTTTGGCCGTTCCCATCTCCCAGCGATAGAGCCAATGAATTTCAAAGGGTCTCCATCCACTTCTGACGGCAGATGACAGGGCTAAGTTAATTGAGGCAGCAGTAAGAAATCTAATTAACCTGCAGTATGCTGTTTAATTTGTGCAAAGTTGTTGTGGTTACTCAGCTATAAACTCCATTCCTGGTTCTAATGACAGCGACTCACATGGCAGCGGCAGAGCATCCTGGTGGTGGGCAGCCACCTTGTGCTCACCCTTGAAGGTGCCCTCAATTAAGCACGGAGCGTTCCAGTGGTTGCCTCCATCTGCTTCTTCCGTGGCATTTGAGACCCTTTCCCAGCTCCAGCCTATGGAACAGCCACCTGTGCTGCTTCTCCACCTGCTCTGGCATTCAGCACCATCGCACGGCTTCCAGAAACCAGCCTTCACGAGCTGGTGGTGTCAATCTGTTGATTGCACTGAAGTCCAGAAGATGGGCTCAGGTCGCCGAGTTCCCATCACAGCTCTTAGCCTGTAATTACGTTCAAGTCTCTCTGCTTCAGTTATTTCTTCTTGCTAATGCTCGGAGCTGCTGTACCGCTCTTTTCTTCAAGGCTGACCTCCATGTAGCTTTCCCAGGAGAGAGCCAGGCCTGTTATTTCAACCAATTCACACACCGTCTCCCAGAGGTTGGTTGTCCATTATATGACTTTTTTAACAGCATGAATTTGCCAGGCTGCTGGTGCCGAGCTCTTTGTGTTGGCTGgaggagaaacagaaggaaaaggatggATGCTGCGTGGTAGCATCGCTCCCCAGATTCACCTTCCCCAAACCCTGGACCAACCAAGAGCTGATTGTAGTGCTGAGCCTCAGCACCTCCGCACCCTACGGGATACCCTTCACATTGAAGGATGGAGAAGCTTTCAGCCAGGTCTCAAAAGGCCATCAGCTGAGCAAAGAGATGAGGTTTGCCACAAAGGGGCAGGGGGGCAGGTGATCCACCTCCAGGATCCCCCAACACTGGGGCTCTGCAGTCAAATGCACCGAAGTCCTCCGCAAGGATGGTGCTCCAAGCACACTGGGTTCATCAGTGTCCTGCTATCcagacacacagcagcaccctgagcagcacagggcacacGCAGACAGAGGGAATGCTTCTATGATTTGAGGAATCCCACTGCCTGGATCCTCCTCAAgtttctgcactgaaaacaatgtTGGTTGGTGACATCCAGCCCACCGTACAGCCCAACTCAGGTAAAGGAAACTCAGGTCAGGTCGCTTTGAAGGATGCAGCAAAACCAGGTCAGGGTGCTCCAGAGGGTGAGGAAGAAGAACtcagtttgggtttttcttcctatttatttatttatttatttctaaagtatTAAAAAGTGGCAGTGCTAGCGAAGGGTAATTATCCCTCTGTTCCAGCTGAAATACAATTAAGGCAGCTCTCAATGAGCCCCCGGGATATTGTGGTTTACTAATTAACAAGCGGATATGCTGTGGCCCCTGTCATGGCAATTACAGCATGAGACAGGCTTCAGGAGCTCTAATTACACGTCAACCCGCAACACACGCTGCAATACAAATTAACGAGGGCCGGGGCTGGTGATGGAGGGAGTTCACCCAGTGAGGGGCTGGGAAGGGATcggggacagggatggggacagggaacCTGGTGTGGTCTCCCAACCTCAGGGAGCAAATTGGGGTGACACCGTTGCACGGTGGTTGTACACAGGGATGTGGGAGCCTTGAGAGTGCTTTACTTCGCTTCTGCAGCCTGATGAGATGAGTGACATTTTGGATGGCTGCAATGAATAGCAACTATCGCATTTTCCATCGTTAATTCCCAGACCAATAAAGCTGCTGCTAAGAAGAGAAGTCAGATGGGAAACACCCAACAGGGCTTTGGCCACTGACAAGTAACTCGCATGGCTCCCTGAACCAAGAGGAATTTTTCCTGACAAACTGTTTATCAGGAGAAGTAGAGCGGCCCCAGATTGAATTCAATGGGTATCTTTGGCCAGCTATGAAAAAAGTACTAATAATAGTCAGGATTTTTGTAAGCTTAATTTGATACGTTCCATTTTAAAGAGAAGTCCCCATTCTGAACGTATTAAAAAGATGTAATTAAACAGATGCACCTGGAGAGgacattttgtttctgacaCAGCGAGATGACATTTGTCAGGTGTTGCATTTTAGGAACGGCAGTCCCACAGGAGAGGGATGGGAGATGTGATGGGGGATGCTGGGGTGCACAGGTAGGACCAGTGCTGCAGTACAGGGGACATTGGGATTTTGAGCCATGTCCCCTCTAGGAGCAtctccttgctcatccatgcaAAAAGCATGggatggaatcatagaataacccaggttggaagggaactacagggatcatcgagtccaactcctggttcTACATAGGACAACTCAATGCAAGAGAACATAGGGGGAGGGTTCACAGCAGATGGGTGACTTGATCAGAGCTATGGGTGTCaatgccaggttggatggggctctgggcagccctaAGCCGTTCTGTTATTCTCTAACTTCCAGTTAAGGGTTTGGGGCTGGCTGTGCCTAGATGGTCAGGCCCAGCATTtttggggaggaaggaggaagaggaagagaaggtgaGAAAGGGGGAAGCTGACCCTATCCCCACACCCAGAGCACAGTCACTGGAGGCACCGCAGCCACAGAGCGATGgcaggggagggcagcaccACCTTGTGCCTAAGTCCCAAAATAGATCTCATTAACCATCGCAATTAACACTAGACAGGCCTTCTCTCCTCCCCACCACCCCAGCCGGGGCcatacataaaaataacagtttattacacagcaggcacagcccagCTTATCGCCACAGACAGGAAATTGCTGCGCAGAAACTGCACGTTTCACTTTTAATAAGTTTGGCAATAAAACGTCTCATCAAACGAGGCCATGACAGAGCTATAATGAAGCCACCGTGCAGCCCCTAATTGCTTACTGCTCTCCTGGGGGTGAGCCAGCAAAGCGGGGTGGGTTGGGTTTGATTCCCTGCTGCCCCATGGCCCCATAGCAGCATCACCCCGAGCTCCCCACCCGCTGTCCCCGTGGTCATAAGATGTCCCCAACCCCAGGGAGAGGGCAGGGAATGGGGACAGCCAGCAGCACGCAGGTGGTTAATAGGAGAAATGGAGATGCGTTGCAGTTGGGATTGGGAAATGAGACATTTTGGAGTCACAGCAGGGATGTACTGGTGCTGGCAGGGTCCTGGCCgggtgagcagctttgttcaTCTCAGCACGACGCTCAGGGACTTCACCTGGAATTGCTGATCCGCATTCATAAACATGATCACATTAATTGGCCACCGCTGCCGCCTCCCAGTGCAGGGACTTGGCGTGCGCTCAGCTCCCATCCCAAACATCCCATCCCTATGCCTACAGCCACCACACATGGGCAGGGACACGACTGGGGACCGGGGAGGACAGAGGACAAACGCATCTGTCAGCCCGCAGCCACCCATGAGCACTCTCTGCAGAGCCCCACGTTAGACATAGATCACTGAAGTCCTCCCAGAGGGATCTATACCTTTGTAGAAAGCCCTGCAGGTATGGGCAGGGACAGCCAGGGGCAGACACCATGCCCAAAGAATGACCCAAAGGCTCTTCTTGCAAGGGCAGGAGGGGGCACAGCTACCCGGCACTCAGTCTGAGCCCAGGCTTGGAGCAGGGCCAGCCTCGTAAATTATTCATCCTGCACATTCGCCCTGTTATTCACTCCGTGATCCGCCCCGAGTTTTACtgattttgttattatttccaATAGCACAAATGCTGCAGAAACGTCCCTGGGCTCCGGCGTGTTCTGCACACACCGCAGCACTGCGACAcccagagcagtgccagcagcactgtgccccACACCACGCTTCTCCAAGGGAGCTCCACTTGGCATCTCCATCCCACCTGGCTTTCCATATTCTCCCTTGTATCAGACAGTCCTTTTTGCCTCTCTGCTACTCTTCCTccctctgtgctgtggggtGAGCGCAGTTCTCTGCTAAGCCACAGTCAGTGGGATTGGGacatcccagtgctgcagcctcaaCAAGGgatacagcagcagagcccccagggctgcagcttgTGCATACAGTACTATGGGGTGAACACAGAGCTGAGAAAGCCCCAAAGCACCAAGGAGCCAACCCCAAGGGCTGCACTGCACCTCCACCAAAACTAACTGAGCTGAGTAGCTCTACAAAAACACTTGCCCGGGCTCCCTAATAAGTCGTGCTGGGACACTCCAGCTGCACTCATTAGGGGGAATTAATTAGCTGAACAAATGGGACAGAAGAAAGGGAGGCAAAACATGAAGGGATGGGTTTGAGGAAGAGGTTTACCAGCTGGAAGGAAAGCCATGAAAGTACAAGATACAATTAAACAGTGATTACAATCTTACCTTTCcaaccaggcagaagagagaagaaaggaggcaGGGCAGAAGGTGAGGACACTCACCCTGCATCCCCACAGCGGTGGCCGACATCTGCACGGTGCTTTAGGGATGAGGATGGCCGCGGTGCCCTGTGGAAGACTagtgattttgttgttgtatgGCTCATCCCACCACAACAAGTCACAGTCTGCCTTAGGGCGCGCGGTCTCTCCGGCGTTGCAAGAGCCTCCCCAGCCCCACGGTGAGGATGAGGACACGGTGGTTGGGCTGCTCCTGGATCCTTCTCTACTTCTGATCACCTCGGACGTTGCTTTGGTGCAAACCCAGAGCAAAGCAACGAGAGGTCGGTCTGAAACACCACTGcggctgcagctggagctgccccACCGCTGGGAACTGCCCCCAGGGATGTGTGCCCCACATCACAGCTCCGATACCGtccccaccagcagctccctgcactaCAGGTCAGGGTACATATATGGCACCATATAGGGTATACATATAACATATAGGGTatacagcacagccctgtgcacatCCAGAATGGGGCACCCCCAACTCCTACACAGAAACCTGCTCCAGCATCCGCGTTACCCTCAGAATGAAGGACTTCTATTTAAGCCGGATCATCCTACAGCTGGCACATACGACAGCCAGAGCACCCCATCACCAAAGCACCTTATAGCTGCGGCGCCCTATAGGGACCCGAGGCAACCTACAGCCAACGCACCCACGCCGCACCGCGCCGCCATGTCAGCGGGCAGGCCTTAGCCCCGCCCCTTCGCGGTGACGCACCAACCCGGCCGCCCGTATGCAAATCATCCCTCATGCACATCCAATGGGAAAGCAGAGGGGGCGTGGTCACGTCAGAACTTGCCCGGGCATGTGAAGGCGGCTGCTTCCGGGACGGACACGTGGGAGCTGTGCCGGGCCGCGGAGGGTGAGGGGGGTCTGGGCCGGGAATAGGGTGGGGATATGGGTATGGGGTTGGGAAATGGGGCTGACAGCGGGCTGGGATCGGGTAAAGGAGCGGATAGGGGCTTGGGGTTGGGTAACGAGGAGGGTAGGGGCCCGGCAATAGGCAGACAAGGCCTTGGGGGGTGTGCTGTGAcaggggggtgggagggacAGTGTGGCTGGAAACGGGATAAGCGGTCGGAGAGTGTATTTAGGGAGGAGGCCCCGCGCCGGGGGTTCGGGGcactcactgctctgtgctccccGCAGGTATGTCTGCAGGAAAAGGCCAGATGGCCGCACTGTTACCCCACAAAGCTTCTGTGCCCATCCCAAAGCGCACCCACGGTCCTGCCGGGCCTCCCGGTCCCAAAATGACACCGCAGGGTCCTGGCAGCAAGAAGAGGAGCCGTAAACACCAGCGCTTCATGGAGCggcaggcactgctggagcGGAGGGGGCTGCTGAGACCCCGCCGTCGGATGGGCACTCAGGGACCCCCGGGTGGGCTCAGCAGTGTGACACCACGTGGCTGGAAGGTCTCCAGGCCGGGGCTCTCTGTGTCACCATCCGCCTCCCCAGACAGCACTGTGGGCTGCTGCTCCGGGCCGGCTATGGGTAACAGCAGCACAGCGGTCCAGCCGTGCCTCCCACGTCCCAAGAAGTACGTGGCCATGGACTGTGAGATGGTGGGCACGGGACCCCGGGGCAGGCAGAGCGAGCTGGCACGCTGCTCCATTGTCAGCTATGATGGGGACGTCATCTATGACAAATACGTCCTGCCCCTGCTGCCCATCGTGGACTTTCGCACCCGCTGGAGTGGCATCACCAAGCGGCACATGGAGAGTGCCATCCCCTTTTGTGCTGCCCAGGAGGAGGTGAGATCCTGGCTCTGCGAGAGTTAAAGGCTGATATTTGTGTTTGTGACAGCCTTGCACAGTGAGTCTGGTGTGTGATTacat
This window of the Excalfactoria chinensis isolate bCotChi1 chromosome 10, bCotChi1.hap2, whole genome shotgun sequence genome carries:
- the AEN gene encoding apoptosis-enhancing nuclease, coding for MSAGKGQMAALLPHKASVPIPKRTHGPAGPPGPKMTPQGPGSKKRSRKHQRFMERQALLERRGLLRPRRRMGTQGPPGGLSSVTPRGWKVSRPGLSVSPSASPDSTVGCCSGPAMGNSSTAVQPCLPRPKKYVAMDCEMVGTGPRGRQSELARCSIVSYDGDVIYDKYVLPLLPIVDFRTRWSGITKRHMESAIPFCAAQEEILKILKDKIVVGHAIHNDFQALKYFHPKERTRDTSRIPLLNQKAGLPPGANASLKSLARHLLQKKIQVGCKGHSSVEDAQTAMELYRLVEVPWEAELALSQPPRPPSPTDPIADSHQYMDDQYWPQDLMVGTL